A window of the Arachis duranensis cultivar V14167 chromosome 5, aradu.V14167.gnm2.J7QH, whole genome shotgun sequence genome harbors these coding sequences:
- the LOC107491213 gene encoding uncharacterized protein LOC107491213 isoform X2, translated as MSSLSAPIPCKFYTKEPNLRRGRRSRSIIFSSTSSTTSTTTIKPSKDESYTVSFKTQRACKLGISRYPDFEYDAQGGIGTGSVAKVATDNINELLVSFDLKTLYIPPLTNSTTKFLGLPLPPFLKIDIVPEAFQGTINQDSGKAKFLFSAGSIYKAPPLTVKTVLTSEESKGDMKSGRGKRLDEEGNCRLVGVAKVDPIDDFLMNSFLALPTECLADLNAVISFSASS; from the exons ATGAGCTCCTTAAGTGCACCAATTCCATGCAAATTTTACACTAAGGAACCAAATcttagaagaggaagaagaagccgCAGCATTATATTTTCTTCTACATCCTCCACTACAAGCACAACCACCATTAAACCCTCAAAAGATGAGTCTTACACTGTTAGTTTCAAGACACAAAGGGCTTGCAAGCTTGGCATTTCAAGGTACCCTGATTTTGAATATGATGCACAAGGTGGAATTGGAACTGGTTCTGTTGCAAAGGTGGCCACAGATAACATTAATGAGCTTCTTGTTTCATTTGACCTTAAGACACTCTATATTCCACCACTAACTAATTCTACAACCAAGTTTCTGGGGTTGCCACTGCCCCCATTCTTAAAGATTGATATAGTCCCAGAAGCATTCCAAGGAACCATTAACCAAGACTCTGGCAAG GCCAAGTTCTTGTTTTCTGCTGGGAGTATCTACAAGGCTCCACCACTAACGGTGAAGACGGTGTTGACATCTGAAGAATCGAAGGGTGACATGAAAAGTGGTAGAGGGAAGAGATTGGATGAAGAGGGGAATTGCAGGCTGGTTGGTGTGGCAAAAGTTGATCCAATTGATGATTTTCTCATGAATTCCTTCCTTGCCCTTCCAACTGAGTGCCTTGCTGATCTCAATGCTGTGATCTCGTTTTCTGCCTCATCTTAA
- the LOC107491213 gene encoding uncharacterized protein LOC107491213 isoform X1 has product MSSLSAPIPCKFYTKEPNLRRGRRSRSIIFSSTSSTTSTTTIKPSKDESYTVSFKTQRACKLGISRYPDFEYDAQGGIGTGSVAKVATDNINELLVSFDLKTLYIPPLTNSTTKFLGLPLPPFLKIDIVPEAFQGTINQDSGKVDFEFKAKFLFSAGSIYKAPPLTVKTVLTSEESKGDMKSGRGKRLDEEGNCRLVGVAKVDPIDDFLMNSFLALPTECLADLNAVISFSASS; this is encoded by the exons ATGAGCTCCTTAAGTGCACCAATTCCATGCAAATTTTACACTAAGGAACCAAATcttagaagaggaagaagaagccgCAGCATTATATTTTCTTCTACATCCTCCACTACAAGCACAACCACCATTAAACCCTCAAAAGATGAGTCTTACACTGTTAGTTTCAAGACACAAAGGGCTTGCAAGCTTGGCATTTCAAGGTACCCTGATTTTGAATATGATGCACAAGGTGGAATTGGAACTGGTTCTGTTGCAAAGGTGGCCACAGATAACATTAATGAGCTTCTTGTTTCATTTGACCTTAAGACACTCTATATTCCACCACTAACTAATTCTACAACCAAGTTTCTGGGGTTGCCACTGCCCCCATTCTTAAAGATTGATATAGTCCCAGAAGCATTCCAAGGAACCATTAACCAAGACTCTGGCAAG GTTGATTTTGAATTCAAGGCCAAGTTCTTGTTTTCTGCTGGGAGTATCTACAAGGCTCCACCACTAACGGTGAAGACGGTGTTGACATCTGAAGAATCGAAGGGTGACATGAAAAGTGGTAGAGGGAAGAGATTGGATGAAGAGGGGAATTGCAGGCTGGTTGGTGTGGCAAAAGTTGATCCAATTGATGATTTTCTCATGAATTCCTTCCTTGCCCTTCCAACTGAGTGCCTTGCTGATCTCAATGCTGTGATCTCGTTTTCTGCCTCATCTTAA